Sequence from the Gemmatimonadetes bacterium SCN 70-22 genome:
CTGGTCCGAGGCGGCGAGCATGTCGGTGCGCTGCCGCTCGGCGTCGGTCATCTCCTCGCGCAAGCGGGCCGCCTCGCGCGTGTAGCGGACGTAGCGTGCGACCAGGAGGGCGTCGCCCACGACGAGGAGGGCGATGAGCGTGGCCAGGACGGCGACGGTGCGCGGGTACTTTCGGTGCAGGGCGGTCCAGGGGCCTTCGCGTGCGCGTCCACTCATTCCGGCTTGGGGCGTGTGATACATTGCGACGTTCGACTGCCCGACGATACCACCCTTCCGGCTCCCCAGCCAAGATGCCCCGTCCTTCAACTCGCCCGGTCGTCCTCGTCGTGCTCGATGGCTTCGGCCATCGCGAGGCGCGGGAGGGAAACGCCGTGGCCATGGCGAACATGCCCACGTGGACCGCGCTCTGGTCGCGCGCGCCGCGCACGCTGCTGGAGGCGTCGGGGGTGGCGGTGGGGCTCCCGGCGGGGCAGATGGGGAACAGCGAGGTGGGGCACCTGAACCTGGGCGCGGGGCGCGTGGTGAAGCAGGACCTGGTGCGGATCGGCGAGGCCATCGCCGACCGGTCGTTCTTTTCCAGGCCCGCGTTCGTCGACGCCTGCGCGCACGTCAAGCGCACCGGGGGGACGTTGCACCTGCTGGGGCTCGTCGGCGACGGCGGGGTGCACGCGCTGGACCAGCACCTCTTCGCCCTCCTGGACCTCGCCGAGCAGCAGGGGGTGGCCAAGGTGGCGATCCACGCGCTCATGGACGGGCGCGACACCCTCCCCACCAGCGGGCTGGGGTACATGGAGCGGGTCCTGGCGGCGGCGCGCGGGCGCGCGCAGGTGGCGTCGTTAGGGGGACGGTACTTCGGGATGGACCGGGACCGTCGCTGGGAACGCGTGAAGAAGTGGTACGACTCGGTGATGGGGGTGGGCCCGGCCACCGAGGATCCCCTGGCGGCGATCCGCGCGGCGTACGCGCGCAACGAGACCGACGAGTTCCTCACCCCGATGGTCGTCACGCGGGGGGGCGTCCCGGTGGCGCCGATGCGCGATGGCGACGCGGTGATCGGCTTCAACTACCGGTCGGACCGGATGCGCCAGATGGTGCGGGCGCTCACGCAGCCCGGGTTCGACGGCTTCGACGTCAGCTCCCGCCCGCGGCTGCACCTGGCGACGATGACGTCGTACGACGAGACCTTCTCGTTCCCGGTCGCCTTTCCCCCCTTCTCGATGGCCCGCATCGTGGCCGAGGTGGTGTCGGAGACCGGGATGACGATGTTCCGCACCGCGGAAACCGAGAAGTACCCGCACGTGACCTATTTCTTCAACGGCGGGATCGAGGTCCCCTTCGCGGGCGAGGTGCGCAACCTGGTGCCCAGTCCGAAGGTCGCGACCTACGACCTCCAGCCCGAGATGTCGGCGCGCGGGGTGACCGACGTGTTGTGCGAGGCCATCGGGAGCGGCTCGTACGACTTCACGCTGTGCAATTACGCCAACGCCGACATGGTGGGGCATACGGGGTCGATACCGGCGGTGATTTCGGCGCTGGAGTGCGTGGACGAGTGCCTGGGGCGCGTGGTGCGCGCGGCGGAGAAGGCCGGCGCTCGCCTCCTCGTGACCGCCGACCATGGCAACTGCGAGGTGATGATCGATCCGGCCACCGGGGGACCGCACACCGCGCACACCACCAACCCCGTCCCGTTCGTCGTCCTCGACCCCGAGGGCGACCGCCCGCTGCGCGGGGGCGGGGCGCTGTGCGACGTGGGCCCCACCGTGCTCTCGATGCTGGGCATCGAGCAACCGACCGAGATGACGGGGCGCTCGCTGCGCCTCCCTTCCTGACCCACTGACGTGATGACGAAGCGAACGCTCGCCCTTCTGGGGCTGATGATCCTGACGCCGGCCGCCGGCATGGCGCAGGTCGGGTACGAGCCGCGCAAGTCGCCGTACCGCGACCTCGAACACCGCCAGGAGCTGACCTTCCTGGGAGGCCACTTCAAGGCGCGGGTCGACCCGGCCCGGGTGGCGCCGGTGAGCGGGCCGGCGTTCGGGGCGCACTACGAGTTCCGGATGACGGGGCCGGCGTACTTCACGGCGAACACGATGCTGGTCGTCAGCGAACGGCGCGTCATCGACCCGACCAAGCTGATCGCCGAGCGCGACCAGGGGGTGAAGTCGGTGACGATGCTCCTGACCGACATCGGCTTCGCGCTCAACCTGACGGGGTTCAAGTCGTGGCACGGGCTGGTGCCGTCGTTAGGCGGCGGGCTCGGGATGGGGGCCGGCTTCGACTCCCCCGACGTCGGCGGCTACAAGTTCGGCTACCCGTTCGTCCTCACCTTCCGCCCGTCCATCAAGTTCGCCCCGAAGGGGAACTGGCAGGGGCGCATCGACGCCACCAACTACTTCTACCGCATCCGCTACCCCGACTCGTACTTCACGAAGTCGACCGCCGACCCCACCGTCCTGGACCTGGCGTCGGACCGCAACGTCTGGACGCGCAACCTCGGCCTCACGGCGGGGATCACCTACAGCTTCGGGCGCTGACGTGGCGCGCGGCTACCTCACCCGGCGCGTCACCTTCGCGGCGGCGCACCGCTACCGCCGGCCGGAGTGGGACGAGGCGCGCAACGCCGCGACCTTCGGGCTCTGCGCCCGCCCCAACTATCACGGCCACACCTATCGCTGCGACGTCACGGTGGCGGGGACCATCGACGAGGTCACCGGCTTCGTGGCCGACCTCGGGGTGCTCGACGAGGTGCTGCGGCGCGAGGTGCACGAGCGCTACGACCACCGCAA
This genomic interval carries:
- a CDS encoding phosphoglycerate mutase (2,3-diphosphoglycerate-independent), whose product is MPRPSTRPVVLVVLDGFGHREAREGNAVAMANMPTWTALWSRAPRTLLEASGVAVGLPAGQMGNSEVGHLNLGAGRVVKQDLVRIGEAIADRSFFSRPAFVDACAHVKRTGGTLHLLGLVGDGGVHALDQHLFALLDLAEQQGVAKVAIHALMDGRDTLPTSGLGYMERVLAAARGRAQVASLGGRYFGMDRDRRWERVKKWYDSVMGVGPATEDPLAAIRAAYARNETDEFLTPMVVTRGGVPVAPMRDGDAVIGFNYRSDRMRQMVRALTQPGFDGFDVSSRPRLHLATMTSYDETFSFPVAFPPFSMARIVAEVVSETGMTMFRTAETEKYPHVTYFFNGGIEVPFAGEVRNLVPSPKVATYDLQPEMSARGVTDVLCEAIGSGSYDFTLCNYANADMVGHTGSIPAVISALECVDECLGRVVRAAEKAGARLLVTADHGNCEVMIDPATGGPHTAHTTNPVPFVVLDPEGDRPLRGGGALCDVGPTVLSMLGIEQPTEMTGRSLRLPS